aattcttTGACTACGCGTTACATTACCGAGGTCATAAAACCATGAAGCTCTACCTCAATGCCTTTGTGTTTCATGGTGTGTGCCgtgtatacagagtgtctcaagaATAGGCTGACAAATTAATTGTGTTAAGTTAGTAGGTACAGAGTAAAGAAATACATCACTGAGAACTCCACagtcctattttaaatatttttcgagTTAGAATTCTGTAAATTCCAATAATTGAAATTAGACAATCTCTGAAAGGTATTAGGAAGAGAAAGGTATGTATTATTTTGTAGGAAAGACATTCTcaatgttttgtttcttttcgctCAAAcgatttccactttttaaatagcTAAAATTATGCAAACTCTACCAAATTCAGAGAAATTAggaataaacaattttattgtccaGTAAGTATGATGTATGCCTACACCAACACACCGCCTAATTAAGAATCATGTTTATTTGATATCTCAAGAATTATTTGAGTTAGAAGATTAAaccttgtgtgtgtgttttttttaattaaagaaaattcCAGAAAATGTTGTCGGTCTATTTCTGAGATGCTCTATATATGGGATAACGTTATGTTTTTAGGAAAAAATATTCTGTTTGTTGGATTTATGCCAATTAATAATTGCATGTGAGTGACCAACGCCTGACCTCTTCGCTATATAGGAATACATTCTTTTCACCATTGATCAGTTTCTTAATTTCATTCTACTCATTTCCATTTCTCAGTTAACTGTGTCAGAAAGAAGTTCCACGTTTAAGTAAGGCAAACGCTCGACTTTATAAATAAACTATAACGTAACTAAGTGTAAGTGAGTGGTAGTTAATGGGAAAAAACTTATAATAACCTGAAGTGCTGAAACTGTCCCTCTTTTCAAGACATATTTTCGCAAATTTCATCATAATTTTTAACAAATGCCTCAACATGTCTGCGTCGATACTGTTTCCTTTTCGGTTATGATGTGTGTCCGGAGATCTCAAAAGGTCCCATGTCTATCTTTGTAGACTCTCTTTAACTAGCCACATAAGTAATCCGCTGACATAAGTCTGGTGACCTGGGGGTCCTTAGATTTTTGGAGACAATACATCCACGAAGAAACTATTGATGTCAGCCATGGATTCGGTATAATTGTGGTTTAAGGCCTTATCCTGCTTGAAGTACTCTTTTGTAAGTTCGACATGGTCTATTTACCCCATGAACGAAACGGTAATACATTTTATGCTTCGGTATTCAGTTCCTCCAAATAATATTGGTCCACTgactcagcggaaagtgtatatcATACTTGTAAATTGTGTCTCGTTGATTTTATAAAGGTTGCTGAAGCCAAAATCATGTTTCGAAAATTATCATACTGAGATATGGAAACAAGATTAATCGATAATCTATATTATCATGTATCATGGTCACTTTGTTTTAGTTTCATTCCACGAAGTTGAATCTTATTGCAGTAACTTATTCATTTTGATGTTCAGATAAGCCAATTGCTATATATACTTATGTCAGTAATTTGCAGTAATCAATCTTAATTGCTTAACAAgaaatatacaaaacaagttacattataacagttttcaatatattttacgtaaCATTTATATGCTTTTTATCACaagtgcaaacgttttcgcccaccAGGGGCATCATCAGGATGAAACaacaatatcaaatatcaaaatcaaaagttaaaataaatatgtgatgaTAATGAGTGTGATAGAATTGGATTTTATGGAAGAGATGAAGTGCGTTTCATATTAAactcatttatataatataaaatacacaaaccCTATATTGTGTGTCATATTCATTTATCAATGTTGTTCTTCACAACTGTACAACATAtggttttttcatttatttctgtagAACATAAGTTGCACTTCTGGAATAGGCCTactgcaaaatatatatatatatatatatatatatatatattgccttTCATAAATTATCAAGTCTCTAAGTTATTCTTATTATCATAGCATCTAGCTCCTCCCGTAAGACATCGTCTAAGTCCTCAGTACGGGGTACGCCCGTAATCCGTCTCATGGACAGCTCGACCTCCTGGAATCTCTCCTTTAATGCAAGCCACACGGGGCTTTCGGGAAGCAGAAACCACGCCATGACGATGGCAAGGACTGGGAAAACGTTGCAGATGCCTGCTACCACACGCCAGTTGTCTTTGATGAGCGAGCCTAGTATGTACACCGAGAGGATGCCAGTAGAAACacattaaatctatactaataataaatctgtaagcaaaatttttctggtaattttcgattttccaaaaataattggtgttaacatgtataattaatcatcctgaaaccgaaaatcgcttttttgaaatttttgtttgtatgtctgtctgtctgtctggatgtttgttaccttttcacgcgataatggctgaacggatttcgacgaAAATTGGAACATACATTAAGTtaattgtaacttagattttaggctatatgacattcaaaatactttatttaaaaggggagttataagggggcctgaattaaataaactgaaatatctcagttattattgatttttgtgaaaaatgttacacaacaaaagtttctttaaaaatgattttcgataagttttatttcaggCAAAATTTTaattggactgatatttaagtctgtctgtctgtctggatatttgttaccttttcacgcgataatggctgaacggatttcgatgaaaattgaaacataaattaagttcgcagtaacttatattttaggctatatggcattcaaactactttatttaaaagggggttataagggggcctgaattaaataaaccgaaatatctcgcttataattgctttttgtgaaaaatgttacataacaaaagtatctttaaaaataattttcgataagttttattccaggcaaaactttaataggactgatatttaaggatatacaagagttttaatataataatacaacacatttccaccgccgccccAATAGTGTCGTttttccgtaacttctatgtgcaaaatattaaattttttagtaggaagaaaaacaaatttattcattctatggcagtagtgcataggagatcttgaattcttacattttcgaaagaaagaaatataactaaattatatatatatatatatatatatatatatatatatatatatatatgtgtgtgtgtgtgtgtgtgtgtgtgtgtgtgtgtgtgtatagtaCATAGTCCCGGTTTCAaatcccgtggccgaccaatctgactggggtttttcatgatttcccttagtcataaaggcaaatgccgaattggaaagatacatgccattattcatcaccgcctcaattaccaatactaaaaacattaatcatagtctataatcagttacatgaacacaagccatctacaacacacaatagaaacaggaactcaacaagagtaaaaacggcctgctgatatacccacacattctaaacacgcgacatgaccacagatgttgaggcgtgaataaaataaacttaacaaaaaaaaaaaaaaagatgcacagtaaggttaacataaaaatgatcttcgttcACAatgaactctattaatttggagtgatttatattattaaaggatgcatttgagactaatttagaaacatgttaaacgattatctttgcaccaaatgagtggtctctgaaccaaaatgatagcattttaattatttgaatagaatttaaattaagtagcatattaaacgatttattcttctatcaaacacgaatgttccctggacccaatgttctattttaattatgtaattactttatattcatttctaataagtgcagcggagcgcacgggtacagctagttacaAATAAATGTCTTTGTACACTATCGTTAAAGGAAAAGTTTTGTCATGtgaattatattttcataaaaaagttCCTTACTTGGCCACATCGAAGATAAATAGACTTACTTACTGTAATAAGAATAACGTAAAGATTTGATCATTTatgaacagcaaaaaaaaaatatttgcagtaTTTCAGAAGTGCAACTTATATTCTACAGGAATAAATGAAAAAACCATATGTTCTACAGTTGCGAACATTCGGAACTCGGAGAGATATTTGTACATGTCATTGCTTAGTAGTGGATGAGCGCTGATGCCGTTTCTTGTATGGTACTTGAGTCGCTAGAGGAATGAATGACTCTGAGAGTCCGTATGAAGCGATAATTCAGACCATCATCTACAAATCCCGTTGCAGGATTTCATATGCGATACCATGGCAACCTTCTGCTTTGTGATATTTCTTAGaaacgaaaggacgtatttcagtTACTTCACTCAGAATACACAAAGCAGGCCTATGGTGTGTGTCTTTGACTCATGTGTACTTAAATGTTTGTTATagtcaattttaaatacatattttatgtagTGCAGCCTGGTTCGTGTTAAGCACAGGCTATGCTATAGGCTAAGAAGTTTCCGACAATCGCACGAGATGCTGACCAGTGCTTGTTTCTGCTGACTCGTGTTGCTATCTCTTTTGCTCGACAAATTTGTCGGGTTTCTTGAACATTTGCTCCACCTCTTCCAGCGTCTTGCCCTGTGTTTCGGGTATGTACACGTACATGAGAAGGGTCCCTATGGCAGATACCGCAGCGTAGAACGTGAACAGATTATGGTAGCCCATGACACGCCGCATGTCAGGGAAAAGTTTCACCGCCAGGAAGGCGAATGTGGTGGCAACGAAGGTTGTGGCGGCGCAAGCATTACTGCGCACCTGAGGAGGAAACACCTCGCCGATCATGGCAAAGGGCAGCGAGAGGAAGCCGAGGCACGCAGTCAGGACTGCGAGCAACATCATGGTGGCCGGAAACCAGCCCTCCGAGGACTGCAGGGTGCCGTCGTGCACCATGCTCAAGTAGGTGGCCAAAGCGGTCAGCGATAGAGTCATTCCTATGCCCGAAGTATTGCACAGAATACGGCGCCCAAACCGTCCAGTGGCATAGCTCGTCACCACGGCCATTATCACCCTGCACACCCCGATTAGCACCGTGATAATGTATCCGTCTAGCTGTATCCCCATCTCCTGCACCATAATCACAGAGTAGAGTATAATCACATATATGCCGGAGAACTGctggaagaagaaaaaggagttGAAGATAGCAAGCGGCTTGTACACCTCTGGACGCTTCAGCTGGGCGAGCATCTCCATGAAGGTTATGTCGTGATTTTGTGCAATGTTGTCGATCATAGCATCCAGCTCCTCCCGTAATACATCGTCTAAGTCCTCAGTATGGGGTACGCCCCTAATCCGTCTCATGGACAGCTCGGCCTCCTGGAATCTCTCCTTTAATGCAAGCCACACGGGGCTTTCTGGAAGCAGAAACCACGCCATGACGATGGCAAGGACTGGGAAAACGTTGCAGATGCCTGCTACCACACGCCAGTTGTCTTTGATGAGCGAGCCTAGTATGTACACCGAGAGGATGCCAGTGGAAACACctgaaattacaaataaatgtcTTTGTACACTATCGTTAAACGAAAAGTTTTGTTATGTgaattacattttcataaaaatgttccTTACTTGGCCACATAGAAGATAAACAGACCTACCTACTGTAATAAGAATAACTTAAGAGACTTGTTCATTTATGAAaggcaaaaaagaaaatatttgcagTATTTTTTGAGTAAAGTAAATACAACTACATAGTTTCTGCCTAAATAGCAGACTCAAAACAATAGTCACAGAAATTTAAGCCTCAACATAGGTGTAAAAACTACCTATAAAATGAAAGGCACCTCTTTAGAAAGTCTTCGGTTTGTGGGCTTGGTAAAATCCTCCAACTTAAAACTTAGAAGCTTCATTGTAAAAATAAATCGTTTAGAACAGACGTTAAAACAGTTAATTTACAACGCCGATTCATAAATTAATGGAAGCTGGTTGTAGCCAATTATTTCCcaatttatgaagaaaaaatatttaaaaaagtatatCAGGCCAGGACTATAAATCCAAAAATTTTACTTTCCTAGTCTTCATATTTAACACTAATCTGATTTCACTGCACgttatttaatgtataatttataataagacaCTGTCCTTAAGagagaaatatttaaatgtttttgaCCTGAGTACCTTATAAAAACCAAGTTAATTTTCCTTAGACCTTAAATATGTCTCgccattttaatatattattttggaaTAATTGCTGTATTTGAACATTCAGGACTGATTATCTTCATTACTTATTAATACTTTactataatgataatggtaattgctgttataatctgaacctattggAAAAAAGAGTGcgctgaattaaaaaaataagttgaaTAACCAGGATTGAAAATGCATTAAGTGCAAAGAAGCAAATTTTACAAGAGAGACAAAAACGTTGTAACTGCATTACTTTCTGTGAAAAAGTAATGGCTGTGGATTCATTTTATGGAGTTTTCATACTTACACTTGTACCAGAATGATTATTGCAGATACATGAAATCAGGATGTATTAATGAGGGTTTAAATAACCTGCACTTGCATCTTCTCGATTCTTGGACATGATTAGTAGGAACTCTGGGTGTCATGGGAAGTTCATATGTACACCTGATGCCTAaagaagtattttattattaaaatgtgaaTGATTGAATACAGATTAGCTCATTAGATCAGTAAGTTAGGCATTACTGCCATCGCTGGTGTCATCCTCATCTTCTTGTGATGATAATGAGTTATACAAGTTCTGTGCATCCTTGTTTAAATATTTACACAACTTCTTTATATCATCCAGTTTGCAACACTTGACACGCTGCCTGTTTGTGTACAATGGAGTGTTTGGTAGCGAGATCACACCTGTTCTAGTTTTACAAATTCGGATGTACTCACACGGCTCACCATTCATGTTCTCTGATGTTTTTATCTGAACTTTGTGTGCACTACTGTACCTCAGTACCTTATATTTAGATACCGTTAACTTTCTGTCACTGTTGATTACACTTTTTTTAAGTAATCCTTTAGGAACTCCTTATGTTCCCTAAAATCGTTCCCCTTCATGATCACAACATCATATTTCCGACTGAACATGTCATACCACCCTTATGGTATTTCCATTCTCCGAACCTTTTACTCCATGCCTTCAATAACCGAAAAACAATGGTCACATGGTAGGTAACTGTGGCCTCGTATTGGTGAATAATGTTGTACGTCGTAGAACCTATCAGACTTTATTAAAGTATAGCAAAAGCTAACGGTATGTGGCAGCACTGTTTCATAAATTAAAGTGTGCGCTGTTTCaactattataaattttattaaagcctttattatttattattgaatattaaaaaccaTGTTTCAACATTCAGCACGACCAGGACAAACACGCTTTTCATTCCTAATTAAAAACCAAGTTCGAAAATCCAGTAAGTCCAGGACAACCACGCTTTTCATTTCTGGGGCCACATTGTCAGTCCTTAAAAACACGGATTGGAGACGGACTACCTTCCTTCCATTGTCATGACGATTTGCATCACCAAGAATAAATGCTGCCGCATAAAACTACTTTTGCGTTTTTGATGGGCTTAAGCGGATTTCAAACTAGGCGATTCAGTTATAATGTCTTCTAATGAAAACTgctatgtatgtctgtatgtgtgtatgtatgtatgtatgtatgtatgtatgtatgtatgtatgtatgtatgtatgtatgtatgtatgtatgtatgtatgtatgtatgtatgtattcacactgcacaTGAGTATATACCCGGTGCCAATGGTaactacactcaataatgacaaataataataacacaactaataaataacattaataattaataatataaataataataataataataataataataataataataataataataataataataataatgagcattctaaattaaatgaagcacgatcacttaaaataacattttaattaaatataatttgtatcttaaccctaagttcgaaccaagacccacgagtgtgataggttcatacctgcacaagtacttttcggcactacacttatttcgctgtcaactcactcactgcactgaatcTATCCGATTTCACtatcacttcaaaaccatttcactgttcaaatactttgcacagcctcTATGGACTAtataacttcactgacacaaacacacttcacttacacaacagacTTCACTGATATTACACACTTCACAcgtcacagacacaacacacttcctcactgatataacacttcaaataaaatatcaattacaccctttaaatagtgtgtataatatacaaccgtctattagtaaagtacttaagcctatttttaaataaatttttggttattggtaaagcctttagtaagtctgcaggtaaagcattccagtccctgatagtacgattgagaaaagaaaactttccagtgtccgtcctctgtcttgtttctctcaatttatatgagtggtcgttccttgaagagtaatttggcggcgtcaacctattttttatttctctccaggcaggcacaacgctgtatgttttgaacagtgcgcataatcgaattcgcgttctccggtccgtgagtgtgtctcattttaattgtgaattattacgacaacacttgagaggccgtttttgaatcttttccagtgtcttaatatattctaatctgtaaggatcccaaaatgcagcaccatattccattactggacgaactagtgatttatatgcaatctctttggatttatcagagccttttctcaGTACCCCTTGAATTTACAGACGTTTTAAAAAAGCCTACGAGTATAATACTTACACTTGTTGCTCACATCAGGAACGGCCTTCATTAGTCGGCTAACTTGCTAGCTATCCATTTtgttctgtaggcctactgttttccaTGGCAGAAATATCCTGGTGTGCATTATTCACGACACTCAGATTGGGAAGAAAGAAGTTCTagtaagaaatgtattttcaaagacCTATGACTTTATAATGTCATCAGACATTGCTCTGTAGTTTTAAGCCATTACTTTCCCAGAAAATTACTGCAGGCAGTTTTAAATCACACAATGCCACTTTCCTAATGTCCAGTAGGACATCTCCAAACTCTCTCTCGCATTATTTCACGTTTATGGGCCAATAAAAGTACCCTTTTTTAATGTAGCTTCACTTAATACTCGAAATACTTCGAAATATTTGAAACCTCTACACTCTCTGTTTAAAACTCTTAGGCCTACAAAGTTTATCATCAAGCCTAAATTAATGTGATACGGCGGtagcaaaatattttcttttttaaataatgattttCATCTGGCACTCATTTTTATTTCGGTTATTTTACacgttttatcaactactatCAACAAATCTAGTGTTTGAGtaagatgaaggtcataatgtcAGCGAAATTAATGCAGAGTTCAGCTccaaagttacccagaatttgctttCAATGGGTTAAGggaaccctcaaccaggtaatttgatccaaccaggatttgaacccggtccctTTCGTTTCATGTTCACATGTGCTAGCCATTACTCTACAGTGGAAGACTATTACCTTGGTACCCAAGCGTATCTCATAGGTCACTCTCTCTTACTTCATGATGTTACTGCTTAGCTCGACTGTCTCACTCGCATAGAAATCAGCAAAATTTGGTGAAACCACGTTGGattcatagtaataatataatttttaaggtccccaCAGCTTTGCCATTCCTATTTTGCTTTACTTTACACCTTTTGAAAGTAAGGCTATATTCTCATGTCTGTCATTCGCACGAGCAAGCAAGAGCAGAAAAGTACAAGAAATTACCATCATGAAGCACTATTACTAGCCTACCTTTGAAATTAACTTAAAGTAATCAATGAAAAGGAGATATTTTAGTCGCTTGAAATGACCACTAAGCTTTTTTATTAGTTCGCCgttctatgaaaatatgttagcaaagaaTGTTCACGTTTCCTGTATGCTGTTACTTTGACATCGAGATGAAACAAGTTCCAGCTTTGTAACCGAGAGCTTAGCAATTCAAATTGACTTTTTGTTAGATTAAAGTCtcttaataaaacattaaattctttcaCTTTTGGAAATCAAATGAGGTTAAGGCAGAGACAGCCGGAAATCGCGGTCATTATGTTGCATTTAGAAGGTTCAGGTTCGGTGTCAGAATCGACGAGTGAGATTTCTAAATGCAAGATCAATATTTCAGGCGATCTAGGAATCGGTAGGAAATAGCCACGTCTTGCTTGTTTTATTGGCAAAAGAATACTCGGATAAACTAAGACATGTTTTGATTTTGGAGACAAATCaattacttttgtaaaataaaaataatcgtcGGTAGGCCCAATATTATGAtccatattttctctacatattattGGAAAGGCAAATGGCATTGACTTATGAGAAGATATCGGAATTCTAGTTCCTAATCTTTGAAATTGCGTGAGTACGGAGTTTATACAAGTAGAGGCACGTTGTGATGTACAGTGAGGGACAGAAATGTTGAGCAGCTCGATTGTCTCTTTCTTGTTTAAATATTACGTATCTATGCTTAGGAGAATATATTAAGGCATGAGAGGTTACTATTTAACATACACGTATACAAATACACAGACGTAAAATGCTGTAGCTGTCTTttcttttaaagaaaaaacaaacctGTAATATGCAGAAGAGCCGGGAGCATTCTAATCTGTTATGAAAACATCGAATGCTTGCAAACAAGCGCAGTAATCGAGTTTTTAGAGCGTGTATGTGTAAAGTAGGGAGTCGATGGTTCGAATTCCAACACAAACAATTACGTTTTTATTTTTGAAGAAGTAAGTATATGTacattaatttttcatatgatttcatattaatttcagTTCCTAAATGTTAtggtctattaatattatttgcagCATTTATCTTTCCACTATACTTCGCTTTACTTCTATCCATAAATTAATTCATCACAAAGACGGTGAAATTATCATTCATACTATAGTggaaatcctctgattgaggttatggcttatatgtacatctattatcagacagcatctcacttgatatgtttcagaggaaggacaattgtttgtatgcatctgaagtatgattagtaCAATATggagctagtcagcgatgtatgcaatgaagagggaaaggaattggcctaccccagtatctcctggtctagttgcctcataagtggtgccttcttggtatcacttgtgagattcagacctgtcttcggacagttgactaaacaataactagGTATATACTGTAAGTATGTGgaattcggtaattttaattaatgcttcGAAGAAACAGTCGTTCAATAAGCTAAAATATTTAATCTCACATTATTTTTGATCATTTATTACTTACATACTCGACGACAGTTAGTAGCCTGTAGCTCGGTGGCCAAATTTTTGTGACCTAAGTCGGGGCCTCAGAGTCGATTCCGCTTTGGAACTAAAGGCAGTGTCAGATTTTCCACTCTCTACAAAGACTGTAAAGAGGCGATTAAGAAGCTGTGGAATCAGGTTTGTTGATGCATTGAGAAAAGAACCAATTATTACTGATGAACAAGCCGTGGATCGTTTAGCGTTTGCGAGTGATTGGGAAGACTTCGATTGAAGAAGTGTTTTCAGACCAAGTCATAATCTCAATCACGAACAACAGTTCTGTTCATGTATATTGGCGAGTCGGGAAAACGATATGAGCCTCTTTTCGTGGCTACTCTTACCAAAAGTGGTCGCGTGAGTGTTGCATTTTGGACCTGGATGACGTATATAGGAGTAGGAACATTAAAACGCATCCACGGCAATCTTGACGCGGCGGGTTATGAATATAAACATTTCATGCGAAACGTCTTGTTATCTGGAGCCCAATTAATTTATCCCGAATGACGCATTTTTTCCAGCAGAATAATGACCTGGTTCATGCTTCCGAGAGGATTCAGAGATGGTTTTggattaggaggaaagaaatagaAACCATTCCATGGCCTGCAAAGTCCCCAGATCTGAATCCCATTGAACATGTATGGAAAAATCTCAAGAGGACACTGCTGTCAAATTGACCAAATCCTCTCCccaaaactgtgaatgaattggTCTGCGATGCTTGAGAAGCAATTTTCGAGGACCTGGTCTTTTTCCAGAACATAGTCGACTCTATGCCTCAAAAACTAAGAGCCGCCAATCGAGCTAATAGCATGTGGACAAAGTATCAAATCCATGCCTCTTTATGTTTGTCTCATAagaagatttattattttttaattaattaattaatttacttacg
This region of Periplaneta americana isolate PAMFEO1 chromosome 13, P.americana_PAMFEO1_priV1, whole genome shotgun sequence genomic DNA includes:
- the LOC138711887 gene encoding facilitated trehalose transporter Tret1-like isoform X2; translation: MWYKQLLIGAVANLGTIAVGMSMGFSAVALPAMQDPYHVPHVSEEQASWIASMISVGMPLGCLFIGPLLDRLGRRRTIILVNAPAVVGWFLIATVPSNEHWFFPQLYIGRFLAGVSVGLVSLPVIVYVSEVLDKNLRGFVITWGSLGVSTGILSVYILGSLIKDNWRVVAGICNVFPVLAIVMAWFLLPESPVWLALKERFQEAELSMRRIRGVPHTEDLDDVLREELDAMIDNIAQNHDITFMEMLAQLKRPEVYKPLAIFNSFFFFQQFSGIYVIILYSVIMVQEMGIQLDGYIITVLIGVCRVIMAVVTSYATGRFGRRILCNTSGIGMTLSLTALATYLSMVHDGTLQSSEGWFPATMMLLAVLTACLGFLSLPFAMIGEVFPPQVRSNACAATTFVATTFAFLAVKLFPDMRRVMGYHNLFTFYAAVSAIGTLLMYVYIPETQGKTLEEVEQMFKKPDKFVEQKR
- the LOC138711887 gene encoding facilitated trehalose transporter Tret1-like isoform X1, which codes for MSTCWQLLIGAVANLGTIAVGMSMGFSAVALPAMQDPYHVPHVSEEQASWIASMISVGMPLGCLFIGPLLDRLGRRRTIILVNAPAVVGWFLIATVPSNEHWFFPQLYIGRFLAGVSVGLVSLPVIVYVSEVLDKNLRGFVITWGSLGVSTGILSVYILGSLIKDNWRVVAGICNVFPVLAIVMAWFLLPESPVWLALKERFQEAELSMRRIRGVPHTEDLDDVLREELDAMIDNIAQNHDITFMEMLAQLKRPEVYKPLAIFNSFFFFQQFSGIYVIILYSVIMVQEMGIQLDGYIITVLIGVCRVIMAVVTSYATGRFGRRILCNTSGIGMTLSLTALATYLSMVHDGTLQSSEGWFPATMMLLAVLTACLGFLSLPFAMIGEVFPPQVRSNACAATTFVATTFAFLAVKLFPDMRRVMGYHNLFTFYAAVSAIGTLLMYVYIPETQGKTLEEVEQMFKKPDKFVEQKR